Proteins from a single region of Gossypium arboreum isolate Shixiya-1 chromosome 1, ASM2569848v2, whole genome shotgun sequence:
- the LOC108483778 gene encoding uncharacterized protein LOC108483778, with the protein MDLERPHRSTSINNSSSSSNATSTTSELFICFTSRLSSSSMKISSKSILSPGRAREPSQISLSSSLTRRLRSNGSMKGGQASPMFPTNGKKRGCAFENPEPSSPKVTCIGQVRVKTKKQGKKFRACRSKRRGEVSFRKVDHTNNANNGSNGLEASSSFHLLSSGSQHHQQQECKKWVHFPVTICEALRAFGAEFNCFLPCRPSCMANQRDKEEKRGSNGSNENGSSCGAVFARWLVAVQEGEGKGREIELVVGGGEDDDDYDGERRKSSEMMRSSQRRHVFEDIEINDYLGDEEEEEEKGRVSICIPPKNALLLMRCRSDPVKMAALANKFLETPLPKDEQEEEEEKKEVQEGAVEVEREGIERQEFSEVSEMFVSCEATEEQEIPEAEAEVETEAESVLVLRAEAEVNEESSGRSSNEETILECQEQEIERKQEDDQQESTIREETSPHVSFYLDKLYVEENEGGLEEELLQEAEDENETVSVKAEEEEYKAAVEEEAEEESTTSTVEEKETETTQGRSESECPEMGEPDPESKSKESESQEDLLPDCLLLMMCEPKLSMEVSKETWVCSTDFIRCVPEKKKKKKQQQKPEVKQKDGGDQPKARISIDRNPAPILLHPPRSSCSFPAPPPMATAAKGGGGCGPMAKGYESFVLTRCKSEPRRSSAKLAPDACFWKNRKLEPAALEVGAAGVGF; encoded by the coding sequence ATGGATCTTGAGCGACCCCATCGAAGTACTAGCATCAACAACAGTAGCAGCAGCAGTAACGCAACAAGCACCACGAGCGAGCTCTTCATTTGTTTCACCTCACGTCTTTCTTCTTCGTCAATGAAAATCTCTTCGAAATCCATCCTTAGTCCTGGTCGTGCTAGGGAACCTTCCCAAATCTCTCTTTCTTCATCGCTTACTAGGAGGTTGAGAAGCAACGGTAGCATGAAAGGTGGCCAGGCTTCACCCATGTTCCCAACTAATGGCAAGAAAAGAGGGTGTGCTTTTGAGAACCCTGAGCCTTCTTCCCCTAAGGTTACTTGTATAGGTCAAGTTAGGGTCAAGACCAAGAAACAAGGCAAAAAGTTTAGAGCTTGCAGATCTAAGAGAAGAGGGGAAGTTAGTTTCAGGAAAGTGGATCATACTAACAATGCCAACAATGGGAGCAATGGTCTTGAAGCAAGTAGCAGCTTTCATCTTTTGAGCAGCGGTAGTCAACATCATCAGCAACAAGAATGCAAGAAATGGGTTCATTTTCCGGTGACTATTTGCGAAGCGTTGAGGGCATTTGGGGCTGAGTTTAACTGCTTTTTGCCTTGTAGGCCTTCTTGCATGGCTAACCAAAGGGATAAAGAAGAGAAAAGAGGATCTAATGGGAGCAATGAGAATGGGAGCTCTTGTGGGGCTGTATTTGCAAGGTGGTTGGTGGCAGTGCAAGAAGGGGAAGGGAAAGGGAGGGAGATTGAGCTGGTGGTTGGTGGtggggaagatgatgatgatTATGATGGTGAGAGAAGGAAAAGCAGTGAAATGATGAGGAGCAGTCAAAGGAGACATGTGTTTGAGgatattgaaataaatgattatttgggtgatgaagaagaagaagaagaaaaaggtagGGTGAGTATTTGTATACCACCCAAGAATGCTTTGTTGTTGATGAGGTGTAGATCTGATCCTGTTAAAATGGCTGCTCTTGCTAACAAATTCCTGGAAACTCCATTGCCAAAAGAtgaacaagaagaagaagaagaaaaaaaagaggttCAAGAGGGTGCTGTGGAAGTGGAAAGAGAAGGAATTGAACGCCAAGAGTTTAGTGAAGTCAGTGAAATGTTTGTTTCTTGTGAAGCCACTGAGGAACAAGAAATCCCAGAAGCTGAAGCTGAAGTTGAAACAGAGGCTGAATCTGTTTTGGTACTAAGGGCTGAAGCTGAAGTAAATGAAGAAAGTTCAGGAAGAAGTTCAAATGAAGAAACAATTCTAGAATGTCAAGaacaagaaattgaaagaaaacaagaagACGACCAGCAAGAGTCAACAATAAGAGAAGAAACTTCTCCCCATGTTTCATTTTATCTTGACAAGCTTTATGTTGAAGAAAATGAAGGTGGCCTTGAAGAAGAACTCCTACAAGAAGCTGAAGATGAAAATGAAACTGTTAGTGTTAAAGCGGAGGAAGAAGAATATAAAGCTGCTGTTGAAGAAGAAGCTGAAGAAGAGAGTACAACTTCAACAGTAGAAGAGAAAGAAACTGAGACAACCCAAGGAAGATCCGAATCCGAATGCCCGGAAATGGGAGAACCCGATCCAGAAAGTAAGTCAAAGGAGAGTGAGAGTCAAGAGGATTTGTTGCCAGATTGTTTACTATTAATGATGTGTGAGCCAAAGCTGTCAATGGAGGTATCCAAGGAGACTTGGGTGTGCAGTACGGATTTCATAAGGTGTGTaccagagaagaagaagaagaagaagcagcaGCAGAAGCCAGAAGTCAAACAAAAAGACGGTGGAGATCAACCCAAAGCAAGGATCAGCATTGACCGTAATCCTGCTCCTATTTTGTTACACCCACCTAGGTCGTCTTGTTCTTTCCCGGCTCCTCCACCAATGGCTACGGCAGCTAAGGGAGGTGGCGGCTGTGGGCCTATGGCTAAAGGGTATGAGTCGTTTGTTCTCACGCGCTGTAAGTCGGAGCCGAGGAGGTCATCGGCTAAGCTTGCACCCGATGCTTGCTTTTGGAAGAATAGGAAGCTCGAGCCGGCTGCACTTGAAGTTGGCGCGGCTGGAGTTGGTTTTTGA